The DNA region CGCTGCGATGACCATCGGTTTCGTCCGCTTGCGAATCTCGCGCGCCAGCGACTCGCGCTCGCCGTCGTCCCAGGTGTTGGGGTCGAGTTCGAGACCCTCCGCGAGGATGACCTGTTTCATCCGGTCTTTGTCGATCTTGAACGCGCTCATCTGCTCGGCGAGGTCCTCCTCGATGTGCTTCTCGTCGCCGTCGTAGCCGCCCTGGTAGCGCTCGATACCCTTTTCGAGGATTTCGAGGTACCACATGTCGAGTTCGTCTTCGAGGAAGTCGATGTCGTCGCGGGGGTCGTGGCCCTCCGTCGCCTCGCCCTCGATGTCGGTCTCGCCGGAGAAGTCGACGACGTGGACGAGCACGTCCGCCTCGTTGAGATCGGTGAGAAACTGATTGCCGAGTCCTTTCCCCTCGTGCGCGCCGGGGATGAGACCGGCCACGTCGACGAGTTTCGCCGGCACGTAGCGGGTGCCGTGGCTACAGAATCCCGTGTTGGGGGTGCACGTCTCGTCGAACTCCGGGGCCGCACAGTCGACGCGAACGTACGCCTCGCCGATGCTCGGGTCGATGGTCGTGAAGGGGTACGCGCCCTCCGGTACGTCGTTCATCGTCGCCGCGTTGAAGAAACTGGATTTGCCCACCGAGGGCTTCCCCACTAGACCGATTTTGTAACTCATTGGTCGTTCTGGCGGAGCGACACCCAAAAACCGTTCTACCCGCGTCGCGTATGCGTGAAACTGTCGTACATACACGAAGAGCAGAACGCGTCACCGACCGCCCTCCGCTCCGCGCCGCCGAGGTTCAACGGCTCTTTGTGTCTCTCCGACGAACGACCGCGCATGAGCGATACGTTCGGCGTCGGCATCCACGTCACCGAGACCGACCTCCAGTTCGTCGTCCGCGTCCCCTCCGACATCGACTCGGGATGGACCGACCCCGAGGAGTTCCAGCGACTCGTCGAACGCGTCGTCTGGGAGCGCCTCGACCAGGAGACAGTGCTCCGCGAGATATCCGCCTCGACGCCGACGGGCGAGACGGTGTCTCTGGGAACGGTGACGTTGGAACCGGGCGGAACCGTCGTCGACGAGTCGCTTCGCGCGCCGTCGACGGAGACGTAACTACTCCGTTTCTGCGTTCGCCAACGACTCACCGACTGCGTCGAGCAGTTCGGCGTCGTACGTGGTTAGGTCGTAGCGGTTCGACCCGACGGTGTCGTTCCACAGTTCTATGACGCCGAGTTCGACGAGCGCCTGCAGGGCGACGCCGAGACTCTGTGGCGTCGTCTCCGTCTCTCCCAAGTCGGCGTGCAGTTGGCGGGCCTGCGGGTAGCTTCGGGTCGACTGGTCGATCGCGCGCTTGGTGTCTCGCCAGTGTCGACGGAGATAACCGAAGTTCGTCGGGTTCTCCGCGCGAAGTCGGTCGATGCGGGCCGACACCGGTTCGGCGACGGCGACGCTGTCGAACAGGTCCGCGACGGCTGTGTCGACGGGCCCCGTCTCGGTGTGACAGACCGCGGTCACGGTGATGCTCTCGCGGAGCTTTCGGAGGGTTTTCAACAGCGGAATCGTGGACTCACCCGCCGACAACGGCGCAAGTGACTCCACCCAGACGAACAGTTCCCGTTCGGGGGCCGGGCGCGCGAGCGCGGTTTCGAGGGTGTCGGCGACGACGTCGGGCGACACCGGCGCGGCCGTGGTCGTTACTGAGATGCCGCCGAAGAGTGGTCCGTTCGACGTCGACGCCGCTGCGCTCCGGGTCGTCTCGTCGACGGTGAGAATCGTGTGTCCGGCCGGGTCCGGTCCGACCTCCGTTCGCCATCGGTCGACCCACTCGTCGGGCGTCGTCTCGGTCAGTACGGCGACGACATCGACCGACTGGCTCTGGGTGAGCGCCGACGGTAACGGAGCCTCGTCCCCTCCTTTGCGGAGGTGGAGTCCCGAACGAACGGCCGTTGACGCCGAAGAGTCACCCATAGTGATGTTCCTTATCCATGTCGTGCGGGATAGAAAGATAAGTGTGCCGGTGGTCTGATGATTGTGTTCAGCTACGACGAAATATAGCCACAGCGGTTCGAAATGGAGTTTGCCCACCGAGCGGTGCTGTCGCTCGGTGGGCGATGAATGAAGTATGAGGAGAGGCGGCGAGAACGTGTTTCCAGAGGCTCGCACACTCCAGTAGTTGCGTTCACGCTGGTGAGCTTAACTTCCGTGTTCGGGATGGGTACGGGTGTTGCCTCACCGCTGTGGCCGCCTTAACGCCGACGAACGGACTCGAACCGTTCTTTCTTCCAAAGTCGGTCTGCAAGACGTACTGTCTTGGGCTTACTTGAACCGTAATGTACGTGCAATCCAGTTAACGCCTGGACCCGTTCGAGTTCTCGAACGAATGCAGCGTCTGAAAACCTCTATACCCATGCGGTATGAGTGATGGCTGGTCTGTTAGTGCTCGCGGGCTGAACAACTCGTTGCCTCGTTGCGTACACCCCGAGTCTATCGAACTCGTCTTCTACGAGTGACCTTGATGGTATCTCTTTTCCATGTGGGTTTCGAGCTTAGATGCGTTCAGCTCTTACCCCGTGTTGCGTGGCTGCCCGGCAACTGCCCTGTCGGACAACCGGTACACCAGTGGCAACCAATCGTAGTTCCTCTCGTACTATACGATCGTTCACGTCAGATACCTCGCACCCCCAATAGATAGCAGCCGACCTGTCTCACGACGGTCTAAACCCAGCTCACGACCTCCTTTAATAGGCGAACAACCTCACCCTTGCCTGCTTCTGCACAGGCAGGATGGAGGGAACCGACATCGAGGTAGCAAGCCACCGGGTCGATATGTGCTCTTGCCGGTGACGACTCTGTTATCCCTAAGGTAGCTTTTCTGTCATCGACGGGCCCCATCTATGGGCCTCGTCGGTTCGCTAGACCACACTTTCGTGTCAGCGACACTCGTTGGGAATGTCACTGTCAGGCTCTCGTTTGCTCTTGCGCTCTTCTTCGGGTTTCCGACCCGAATGAGAGAACCTTCGGGCGCGCTCGATATCTTTTCGAGCGCGTACCGCCCCAGTCAAACTGCCCGGCTACCGGTGTTCTCCTCCCGGAGTGAGGGTCGCAGTCACTGACGGATAGTATTTCAATGGTGTCTCGGCGGCCCGCTAGCGCGGGTGCCTGCGTAACGACTCCTATCTATGCTGCACATCAGCGACCACGTCCCAGCGACAGCCTGCAGTAAAGCTCTATAGGGTCTTCGCTTCCCCTTGGGGGTCTCCAGACTCCGCACTGGAATGTACAGTTCACCGGGTCCAACGTTGGGACAGTGACGCTCTCATTGATCCATTCATGCAAGCCGCTACTGAAGCGGCAAGGTACTACGCTACCTTAAGAGGGTCATAGTTACCCCCGCCGTTGACAGGTCCTTCGTCCTCTTGTACGAGGTGTTCAGATACCTGCACTGGGCAGGATTCAGTGACCGTACGAGTCCTTGCGGATTTGCGGTCACCTGTGTTGTTACTAGACAGTTGGAGCGTCCGAGTCACTGCGACCTGCCCTGTGAGGGGCAGGCATCCCTTCTTCCGAAGGTACGGGACTAACTTGCCGAATTCCCTAACGTCGGTTATCCCGACAGGCCTTGGCTTTCTCTGCCTGAGCACCTGTGTCGGATCTCGGTACGAATATCACGCTCGTCTTTTCACGGGCCCGAGGTTGGATCGACTTGCGCTGTCTCACCGTTCGTCCGCTTCGTGCCATGACGGCTTCCACGGAGTTTGGTGATTCGACCGGACGACTGTCCGGCTCGATCTACCCCCAGGCGTCGACTTTGAGTGGTGATAGCACTGGAATATTAACCAGTTACCCTTTTGTCCTATTCGAGTTACGGTAGGACTTAGGATCGGCTAACCCTCGGCTGATTGGCAGTGCCGAGGAACCCTTGCTCATTAGGCCGTCGGGGTTTTCACCCGACTCTCGCTGCTACTGTGACCAGAATTTTCGTCACTAAGCGGTCCACGACGAGTTCTCACCCGTGCTTCCACCCGCTCAGAGTGCCGACCTACTGGATTACTCTATAAGAGTACCGCCGGGTCTCGGAAGTGGACTTGAGCCCCGATCATTTTCGACGCCTCAAACCTCGGCCGGTAAGCTGTTACGCTTTTCTTAGAGGGTTGCTGCTTCTAAGCTCACCTCCCGGCTGTTTAGGGCTCGAGACTATCTTCGATTGCACTTAGTCCACATTTTGGGTCCTTAACCCAGCTCTGGGTTGTCTCCCTTACGGTTCACAGGCTTACCCCGCAAACCGGACTCCCAGCTTCTACGACGTTCGTAAGTTCGGAGTTTGACAGGGAGGCCGACTCCTCTCGGAGGCGGGTCTCCCAATCGGTCGCTCTACCTCACGAACTATCTCCGCTGAGGTCATGCTTCGACATGTTTCGGTCGGAACCAGCTGTTGCCGAGTTCGATGGGCCTTTCACCCCTACACATGGGTCACGAGAGGGTATTGTAGGACACCAACTCTAACAGGCCTCCACGTGGCTTTCGCCACGCTTCACCTTGCCCCCGTGTAGATCACTCGGTTTCGGGTCGTACCCACGCGGCTCCCCGCCCTTGAAGACGGTGGCCCTGGCCATAAGGCTGCGGCCGTATCGGTTTCCCTGTGCCTCCCTCGATAATCGAGTTAGACTCGCCGAATAGGTACACTCTCTGGTTCGTTTTTCAAAACGCACGACGCGACATCGGCTCCCCTCAAGTTCTACTGCAGGATCGCTCCTGGGTCGTTTGTTGAGGGGCCTTTCATGCCCCGTCGTTCCATCGCCACCTGATTTCAAGCTCTATTGCACGGTCCTTCTCGGAGTGCTTTTCAGCGTTCGCTCACGCTACTTGTTCGCTATCGGTCTCGAGGAATGTTTAGTCTTGGCTGAGGATGCCAGCCACATTCACGAGGGATATCCGACCCCCGCTACTCTGGATTTGACCCACGACCGCTCGTCGACGATACGGGGTTGTCACCCTGTATCACGCTTCGTTCCAGAAGACTTCTCGTCGATGATTGGTCGATGGTGGTCAGTCCGAACACCACATTGCCCGTGAGGGCTTCGGTTTGGACTGTGTCGTCTTCACTCGCCGTTACTAACGACATCGCGGTTTGCTTTCTTTTCCTGTCGGTACTAAGATGTTTCAGTTCCCGACGTTCCCTATTGCGCAAAGGCAATTGTGAAGGGATTCCCATTAGGAGATCCTCAGTTCTTCGCTTCCATGCAGCTCCCTGAGGCTTATCGCAGCTTGGCGCGTCCTTCGTCGGTTCTCGAGCCGAGCTATCCACCAGATGGCAAAGTAGCCATACGATGGTATAGTGATGGACACTGTAATCCGTTCGAGTAAACGAACGGGTCCAGTGGACGTCTGGATTGCACGTACACACGGTTTCATGACACGCGCCGGAGTGAATGGTCGCGTGTTCAACCCTTCCCACCCGCGCTTGCACGGGGTGGTGCATCGGTCTTGCTTCGGATCTGAATCGAGTGGCGTCTGCCACTTAAGGCACACGGTTCTCGAATCAGGTCCGAGTATGGACCCACAGGGATTCGAACCCTGGGCATCCTCCTTGCAAAGGAGGCACTCTACCACTGAGCTATGGGCCCACTCCTGCTCTTCGGTCGTGAAGAGCAGGAGCGTCTTTGTGGAGCCAACGTAGTTCTGAGGTGCCCGACCGATCGACGGGTCGTCAGCGATCTCGGACGCGCGCAATGAAAGGTGTGCCACCCACGTCGGGGTGGTCACGGGTCAGTAGGAGGTGATCCAGCCGCAGATTCCCCTACGGCTACCTTGTTACGACTTAAGCCCCCTTGCGAAGCCCAGATTCGACTACCGTGTGGTAGCCTCATCCGGACCTCACTCGGGTGCTTTGACGGGCGGTGTGTGCAAGGAGCAGGGACGTATTCACCGCGCACTTCTGATACGCGATTACTACCGAATCCAGCTTCATGTGGGCGAGTTTCAGCCCACAATCCGAACTACGACCGGGTTTCTGAGATTACCGCCCTCTTTCGAGGTTGGAACCCTTTGTCCCGGCCATTGTAGCCCGCGTGTTGCCCAGCACATTCGGGGCATACTGACCTACCGTTGCCCGTTCCTTCCTCCGTGTTAGCCACGGCAGTCTCCTTAATGTACCCAACCACCCGGGGGTGTTGCTGGCAATTAAGGATGCGGGTCTCGCTCGTTGCCTGACTTAACAGGACGCCTCACGGTACGAGCTGACGGCGGCCATGCACCTCCTCTCAGTAGCTCAGCATAGAGGTCATCAACCTGATGATCATCGCTACTGTCGATGCTGGTGAGATGTCCGGCGTTGAGTCCAATTAAACCGCAGGCTCCTCCGGTTGTAGTGCTCCCCCGCCAATTCCTTTAAGTTTCATCCTTGCGGACGTACTTCCCAGGCGGCCTGTTTAGCGGCTTCCCTACGGCACAGCACCCACTCGTAGTGGGTGCCACACCTAACAGGCATCGTTTACGGCTAGGACTACCCGGGTATCTAATCCGGTTCGAGACCCTAGCTTTCGTCCCTCACTGTCGAGTCCGTCTTCCCAAGGTGCTTTCGCCATCGGTGGTCCGTCCAGGATTACGGGATTTCACTCCTACCCCGGACGTACCCCTTGGGTCTTCCGGCTCCAAGCCGTGTAGTTTCCACCGGACGCCCATCCGTTGAGCGGATGGATTTCCCGATGGACTTACGCGGCCAGCTACGGACGCTTTAGGCCCAATAATAGCGGTCATCACTCGAGCTGCCGGTATTACCGCGGCGGCTGGCACCGGTCTTGCCCAGCTCTTATTCGTCGACCTTCTTACGGTCGACAAAAGCGAGGACTGTATGCCCTCGCACTCAGGGTCCCCTTGTCGCACTGTCGTGCAGTGTAAAGGTTTCGCGCCTGCTGCGCCCCGTAGGGCCCGGAATCTTGTCTCAGATTCCGTCTCCGGGCTCTTGCTCTCACAACCCGTACCGATTATCGGCACGGTGGGCCGTTACCCCACCGTCTACCTAATCGGCCGCAGCCACATCCTACGGCGCCGGAGCGTTTGTGGTACTCGGCATTCCAGCGCGAGTACGGTATGAGCTATTAGCCTCAGTTTCCCGAGGTTATCGCTCTCCGTAGGGTAGTTTGGCCACGTGTTACTGAGCTATCCGCTACGAGTCTGAACTCGTACAACTAGCATGGCTAAATCGGACCCTGATAGCAATGACCTCCGGCAGGATCAACCGGAATGCTCCCGAGTCAGAGACTCGGGGGGCGTGGCGGGATTTGCTCTCTGACGAGAGCGAATCACCGTTATAGGTATTGCATGGTCCGAGTTCGGCGACGGGACCGTCGGTCGGTCGGGTGTCACCGAACTACGTTGGCTCACATCAGATTCCGTCTGTACGGCGGACCGCAGGGGCGGAATCCTCATTTCCTTCGGACCTAAGTCGATGCGATTGACGGGTATAAACCCGTCGAATCCCATCGGCGGTCCGTGACTGGTGACCGGGTCGAACGGCCACCGAATCATATCGCGTCTTGCTGCATTCCTATTGAGCGGCACGTAGAACTTAAGGGTGTTGATTCGGTCCTATATCCGAAAAATAACGACAAATTCGAGTTACCGTCCAACACGGTAGACGTCTTCACGCGAACTCTCAATTTCTATCAGAGAGTCGGTTGATGTCCGCGGCGACTGACCGAGACCAGACACGATAGTAATATTATCATTCGCACGTATGTGTGAGACAAGATTCGTGTCGGTTTATAAGGCCGGGGCGAGGAATCCAGACCGAACAATGACGACGCCGGCAAACTCAATCGAGATTCAGAACGTAGTCGCATCGACTGGTATTGGACAGGAGCTCGACCTGGAGGCGCTCGCGGAAGACCTCCCCGGAGCCGACTTCAACCCCGACAACTTCCCCGGCCTCGTCTACCGGACGCAGAATCCGAAGGCGGCCGCGCTCATCTTCCGCTCCGGGAAAATCGTCTGTACGGGAGCCAAGAGCATAGACGACGTCCACGAAGCCCTCGGCATCATCTTCGAGAAGCTCCGAGAGTTGAGCATCCCCGTCGAGGAGAGCCCCGAGATCACGGTCCAGAACATCGTTTCGAGCGCCGACCTCGGACACAACCTCAACTTGAACGCGCTGGCCATCGGTCTCGGCCTCGAAGACGTCGAGTACGAACCCGAGCAGTTCCCTGGCCTCGTCTACCGGATGGACCACCCTGAAGTGGTCATCCTGCTCTTCGGAAGCGGAAAGATCGTCATCACCGGCGGAAAGCGGACCGACGACGCGGAGACCGCCGTCGAAGAGATTGTCGAGCGGATTCAGAACCTCGGTCTTCTGGGTTAGAGCTTCCGGCGACACCAGAGCCGTCCTCTCCGGGACGGGTTTCTGCGAAGAACTGCCCCGGTTCGACACACGTGCGCGAACCGGTCTACGAGACGGACAGAACCGTCATATGTGGGCGTCGGAAACAGTCGGTCCGATAACCGCACGCGAGGATATCGCGTTTCTGGTCGGGTCGGCGAGCAGGGTCTCCGTGCTCGAACAACTGCATCGGACGCTACAGCGGCCGATAGAACTCGCGGAGACGTGTCCGTGCACGCGCGAGACCGTTCAACGGGCGCTCTCCGAC from Haloprofundus halobius includes:
- a CDS encoding redox-regulated ATPase YchF — its product is MSYKIGLVGKPSVGKSSFFNAATMNDVPEGAYPFTTIDPSIGEAYVRVDCAAPEFDETCTPNTGFCSHGTRYVPAKLVDVAGLIPGAHEGKGLGNQFLTDLNEADVLVHVVDFSGETDIEGEATEGHDPRDDIDFLEDELDMWYLEILEKGIERYQGGYDGDEKHIEEDLAEQMSAFKIDKDRMKQVILAEGLELDPNTWDDGERESLAREIRKRTKPMVIAANKMDKPVAQANYEEITADPDYDHLTFVPASAHAEKALKNADEADVVEYDAGDSSFEIVGDVSEEQEAGLEQIREFVEAYDGTGVQAALESALFDALGCIAIFPGSANGKKDEKGVFRDCFILPEQSTTEDFAYRLHSDIGDGLLHGVDCRSGRQIGSGHELGHRDVVEILTTN
- a CDS encoding TATA-box-binding protein, whose translation is MTTPANSIEIQNVVASTGIGQELDLEALAEDLPGADFNPDNFPGLVYRTQNPKAAALIFRSGKIVCTGAKSIDDVHEALGIIFEKLRELSIPVEESPEITVQNIVSSADLGHNLNLNALAIGLGLEDVEYEPEQFPGLVYRMDHPEVVILLFGSGKIVITGGKRTDDAETAVEEIVERIQNLGLLG